The Lycium ferocissimum isolate CSIRO_LF1 chromosome 1, AGI_CSIRO_Lferr_CH_V1, whole genome shotgun sequence genome includes a region encoding these proteins:
- the LOC132055622 gene encoding probable carotenoid cleavage dioxygenase 4, chloroplastic: MNAFTSSTLLPHPKTLLSPNSPSFSSVNPKTSSYITSPQAFTKSSSSKQHNKPPRKPLLKPSFPAVILNACDNFIDTFIDPPFHPSVGPKYTLSDNFAPVDELPPTECEVVKGSLPSCLDGVYIRNGPNPQYLPRGPLHFFDGDGMLHSTRISQGKAIFCSRYVKTYKYLIEKEAGLSIIPNLFSNFNSRISSVTRGAVSIARTKFGQFDPSNGIGLANTSLALFGGNLFALCESDLPYGIKLAPNGDIITIGRHDFDGNLSMNMTAHPKIDPNTGEAFAFRYGPISPFLTYFRIDPNGTKSRDVPIFSMTNPSFVHDFAITKNYAIFPDIQIEMNPCALITRGSPVGYNSKKVPRLGVIPRYARDESEMKWFEVPGFNMIHAINAWEEDDGDTIVVIAPNTISVDHFMERLDLIHASIEKVKIDLKTRMVRRYPVSTRNLDLASINPAYVGKKNKYMYAAIGNPSPKAKGVVKLDLSISDIDHRDCIVATRIFGPDCFSSEPFFVAKDPNNGFAADEDDGYVVCYMHNESTRESSFLVMDAKSQNLEIVAVVKLPRRVPYGFHGIFVKESDLNTI; this comes from the exons ATGAATGCCTTCACTTCTAGTACATTATTACCACACCCCAAAACTCTGCTTTCTCCTAATAGTCCATCCTTTTCATCAGTAAACCCTAAAACATCTTCATATATCACATCTCCGCAAGCCTTTACAAAAAGTTCATCATCTAAACAACATAATAAACCTCCAAGAAAACCCTTATTGAAACCTTCATTTCCCGCAGTTATCTTGAATGCATGCGACAATTTCATCGACACTTTCATCGATCCTCCTTTCCATCCTTCCGTTGGTCCAAAATATACTCTCTCTGACAACTTTGCTCCTGTGGACGAACTTCCTCCGACAGAATGCGAGGTGGTAAAAGGCTCCCTTCCATCGTGTCTCGACGGAGTTTACATTAGAAATGGTCCAAATCCACAATATCTTCCTCGTGGACCTCTTCATTTCTTTGATGGTGATGGAATGCTTCACTCTACTAGAATTTCTCAAGGCAAAGCGATATTTTGTAGCCGTTATGTCAAAACTTACAAGTACTTGATAGAAAAAGAAGCTGGGCTTTCAATCATTCCGAATCTCTTTTCTAACTTTAATAGCCGTATTTCCTCTGTGACTCGTGGAGCAGTGTCTATAGCTAGGACAAAATTTGGTCAATTCGATCCCAGCAATGGTATTGGCCTTGCAAATACTAGCTTGGCTCTATTTGGAGGCAATTTATTTGCTCTTTGTGAATCTGATCTTCCTTATGGTATAAAATTAGCCCCAAACGGTGATATCATAACAATTGGTCGCCATGATTTTGATGGAAATCTTTCTATGAATATGACAGCACATCCCAAAATTGATCCAAACACTGGCGAGGCTTTTGCTTTTCGTTACGGTCCAATATCtccatttttaacttattttagaATTGACCCTAACGGGACCAAAAGTCGCGATGTACCAATTTTTTCCATGACAAATCCATCTTTTGTTCATGACTTTGCCATCACAAAAAATTATGCCATATTTCCTGACATACAAATAGAAATGAACCCTTGTGCCCTCATTACCCGTGGCTCACCGGTGGGTTACAACTCGAAAAAAGTGCCTCGCCTGGGGGTGATTCCTCGTTACGCGAGGGATGAGTCAGAAATGAAGTGGTTCGAAGTGCCAGGGTTTAATATGATACATGCAATTAATGCATGGGAAGAAGATGATGGTGATACAATAGTAGTGATTGCTCCGAACACAATATCAGTAGACCACTTTATGGAAAGATTGGATTTGATCCATGCATCAATTGAAAAAGTAAAGATAGACTTGAAGACGAGAATGGTAAGAAGATATCCAGTGTCGACGAGGAATCTTGACTTGGCAAGTATCAACCCGGCTTATGTTGGGAAAAAGAACAA GTACATGTATGCAGCTATTGGAAATCCTTCGCCAAAGGCAAAAGGTGTGGTAAAATTGGATTTATCCATATCAGATATTGATCATCGTGATTGCATAGTGGCCACAAGAATTTTTGGACCAGACTGTTTTAGTAGCGAGCCCTTCTTTGTGGCAAAGGACCCTAACAATGGATTCGCCG CTGATGAAGATGATGGCTATGTGGTGTGTTATATGCATAATGAGAGCACAAGAGAATCGAGTTTCTTGGTGATGGATGCCAAAtctcaaaatcttgaaattgtGGCGGTTGTGAAATTGCCTCGTCGCGTGCCTTATGGTTTTCATGGGATATTCGTGAAGGAAAGTGATCTTAACACTATATAG